The stretch of DNA GATAACACCGGGTTTATTGTATGGGGTAAGATTTACCGCTTATTTCATCATTATCATTTTGCGGGTATTAGCATAGTTCTTGGCAATTAATCTATAGAAATATAAACCGGAAGATACCGGGCGTCCGTCCTTATCGCGACCATTCCAAATCAAATAGTGCTTGCCGGCAGAATAATTTGCATTTGCCAACTGATTCACCAACTGACCTTTCGTGTTGTAGATATTTAGCGTAACAGGTCCGGATTCGGCAAGATTAAATGCTATTGTAGTAGTAGGATTAAAGGGATTGGGATAGTTAGATTCAAGTGTTGTAACTAATTCGGGAGTTACATCATCATCGTTATCCACAAAAGGATTGCCAATCAAAACAGTATTCGTGGGGCTACCCTCAACACCCATATAAATCGCAGTAACATAATAGTAGTAGCTGCCTTGCACGGTGCGTTGCTCGCTGAAAGATAGGGCAGAAGATTCTTGCACTATTTCGAAAGGACCACTGTTGAAACGCTTATATACACGGTAAGAGCTAATTGGCAGAAGTGGCTCTAAGGGCTCTTCCCAATGCAGGGATAAATCCACAGAATCGTCACTGAGGATGTAGTGAAAGTTGTCTGCCGCAGGAAGATTAATCAACACGAAATCGGTGTTGAATACAGGGCTGCTTGGACTAATCACAACATTGCTTATTGTTGAGCTCTGGTGGTATTCTGTGCTTGCCGTTACGGTATGAGTTCCGTTGGGCAAGAACAGTTTGAAGCTACCATTATCAGCAGGGGTTGTGGCATAGCGTTGGTTAGACATAACGGTGGTAAGGCGAGGATTTATCCCGGAGCTTGTATACACGTTACCCTGAACGAATCCAGTTTTTAACACCACATTCGTAAGTTCAAAATCGTCGATGTACCAACCAATCCCATTGGTAGCGCCATTTGTACCCAAACGGAAACGGAACATAACTTGTTGCTGAGCATAAGAACTAAGATCGAAGCTTGCCGGAATCCACCCCATACTATTTCCGGTCCAGCCCCTCTCCATATTTAGCCCCACAATATCGGTTCCGTTGTATCCACCTTGTGGCTCTAGGGCTATCCAGCTATTACCATTATTTGTGGATATGGCTACATTCACTCCATCATAGTTTTCTTCGGTGCCATAATAATGCATAAAGCTTAATTCGCTGCCACTGTCCAAGATATACTTTGGAGTGTAAAGATGGTATTGAACATTAATCGGGTATTCGCCGCTAAGATTTGTAGCCCAAACTTTGTCAGGACTATATGCAGTTACGTTTTGAGGAACGCCCCAAGCCCAACCGGTTTCGGAAACGAAATTGCCATCGTTAGAGTCGAAATTATGCTTCACATTCGGTTGATTGTATGGTACATGCAAGATAACTTCTTCGCCTTCGCCACCTTGTGGTTGTGCATTAAACAGAACGGGAATCAAATCCAACTCTGGGTCTACCCCAGAAAAACTAAGATCAAACGCTATCTGCATGATTTGATTAGGAGCAATATCTATTTCTGTGATCTGCGGATTTTCAATTATAACTCCGGAGATATCGGTACTGAGATTTGCCTCAATATTCCGAGCTTCCAGATCTGAGATATTGCGCAAATTTATAATTAGTTGCACATTTGCTTCATTTATAACGCCATCATGGTTACCGTCGTAATCGTTAATCATATAGGAATGGTAACGCAATTTTGAAGAATCTACCTGCATAGTGAAATTGTGGTTCCATGTACCCACCATCGAAGAAATGGCTATTTCGAAATTAATGAGGTGACCTGCCGGGCAGTCTTCGGAAATACTGAAGACATAAGGCTGCTTGTTTACTCCGCTTTCTCCGGGGAATAGGGCATAATATTCGGAACTTTGAGATTGAAGATTTACATATGGATCTTCGGTGGTCAGATCTGCCACAATGTTATCTGCTGGAATATTACCTGAATTTTGCAATAGGATGCCCATGCTAACTGTTTCTCCGGGTTCAATTATCATATTGCTATCGGCCAAATAAGTATCGGCAATAAAAATATTGGCAGCTTCATGATAAATGGGAACATTGGATATGTAGAGGGCTGTGCCATTGCTTAAAGAGGAAGCTGTGGGAGGATATTGATTGTTGAAAGTATATTCTAAGCCCCTAGTACCAGTATGATCCTCAATACCGATTGTAGCATAGTTTCCATGACGAGAACCAGATT from Candidatus Cloacimonadota bacterium encodes:
- a CDS encoding immune inhibitor A; the encoded protein is DRGNRSFIIEWYNLRNGKNGTSPETFQVILYDQSVHNTSMGDGPIKFQYHTFNNVDSQSGSRHGNYATIGIEDHTGTRGLEYTFNNQYPPTASSLSNGTALYISNVPIYHEAANIFIADTYLADSNMIIEPGETVSMGILLQNSGNIPADNIVADLTTEDPYVNLQSQSSEYYALFPGESGVNKQPYVFSISEDCPAGHLINFEIAISSMVGTWNHNFTMQVDSSKLRYHSYMINDYDGNHDGVINEANVQLIINLRNISDLEARNIEANLSTDISGVIIENPQITEIDIAPNQIMQIAFDLSFSGVDPELDLIPVLFNAQPQGGEGEEVILHVPYNQPNVKHNFDSNDGNFVSETGWAWGVPQNVTAYSPDKVWATNLSGEYPINVQYHLYTPKYILDSGSELSFMHYYGTEENYDGVNVAISTNNGNSWIALEPQGGYNGTDIVGLNMERGWTGNSMGWIPASFDLSSYAQQQVMFRFRLGTNGATNGIGWYIDDFELTNVVLKTGFVQGNVYTSSGINPRLTTVMSNQRYATTPADNGSFKLFLPNGTHTVTASTEYHQSSTISNVVISPSSPVFNTDFVLINLPAADNFHYILSDDSVDLSLHWEEPLEPLLPISSYRVYKRFNSGPFEIVQESSALSFSEQRTVQGSYYYYVTAIYMGVEGSPTNTVLIGNPFVDNDDDVTPELVTTLESNYPNPFNPTTTIAFNLAESGPVTLNIYNTKGQLVNQLANANYSAGKHYLIWNGRDKDGRPVSSGLYFYRLIAKNYANTRKMIMMK